In the genome of Triticum urartu cultivar G1812 chromosome 5, Tu2.1, whole genome shotgun sequence, one region contains:
- the LOC125507250 gene encoding la-related protein 1B codes for MGEKKAMGAATVCARALGCCWLMACIQNSGSNTHGGTKRQLLHVAPRPRCSLLTAHVQSSAAATVGKYAQQNHSVLGRGGRAFSRKCPAGCPRTSHLPLHRRRSSPPLRLHSISTPSPYSSPLQPLPVPSTLPAASPSSPPFPIKSQSKTSPPELQPPCPRLAPPWSPAAGGAAPTQPAASAAPAPTVIAAPPPPQAPSRENPRDPAAQAEGADPGNAAARKTAWNVPPPPPAPVGGIMGGDESWPALADTAARAWPKSSSSDSLKSLSDGSAPSAPEDPIVPLVPLPQPQSVSTPISTASSPGSASTSPPPTATTTASPPQNSSTGQPILVRHGGSNGGNNGEGGGGNVSTHSQSTGNYSSDGNSSSGGDGNWNDGGLNGGSNLNSSVHSGAIGGSGIDNSRRVFGSNNWNGNGRGGGSYNNATGSGDGGNRYNGGSGSGHWNNNARHGSGNSNGFGARGGRNRRDHERGSNFSPRNYSRALPVQQQQPGYYQPGPFQRPPPPSPAAAHFMVPQPFVPYVQPIPYPADLQGSYPYYVTQVEQQFQNMHLIRPPMQPLAFQQDQINLQRDIQLQIEHYFSTNNLCHDTYLRERMDNQGWVPIDLIASFPMLTRFTMLGIDTNYILDSIRGSELLDVQGNNVRRRNDWAAWLLHRGPPPSN; via the exons ATGGGCGAGAAGAAGGCCATGGGCGCGGCCACAGTCTGCGCGCGCGCCTTGGGGTGCTGCTGGTTAATGGCGTGCATACAAAACTCAGGTTCAAACACGCACGGTGGGACGAAACGGCAGCTGCTCCACGTCGCCCCGCGCCCCCGCTGCTCACTGCTCACTGCTCACGTACA GAGCAGCGCGGCGGCGACAGTTGGGAAATACGCACAACAAAATCATTCTGTCCTGGGGAGGGGAGGGCGTGCCTTTTCCCGGAAATGCCCCGCGGGTTGCCCTAGAACTTCCCACCTacccctccaccgccgccgctcctcccctcccctccggCTCCATTCCATCTCCACCCCCTCACCCTACTCCTCCCCTCTCCAGCCTCTGCCTGTCCCCTCCACCCTGCCTGCAGCCTCCCCCTCGTCTCCTCCGTTCCCGATTAAATCGCAATCCAAAACCTCTCCCCCGGAACTCCAGCCCCCGTGCCCCCGCCTCGCCCCGCCATGGTCGCCGGCCGCTGGAGGCGCCGCGCCCACGCAACCGGCGGCCAGCGCCGCCCCGGCGCCGACGGTgatcgccgcgccgccgccgccccaggcccCGTCGCGGGAGAACCCGCGCGATCCGGCCGCGCAGGCGGAGGGGGCCGATCCCGGCAATGCGGCGGCGAGGAAGACGGCGTGGaacgtgccgccgccgcccccggcaCCCGTCGGCGGCATCATGGGCGGCGACGAGTCGTGGCCGGCGCTCGCCGACACGGCCGCGCGGGCCTGGCCCAAGTCCTCCTCCTCCGACTCCCTCAAGTCCCTCTCCGACGGCTCCGCCCCCTCCGCGCCG GAGGATCCGATTGTGCCACTGGTGCCGCTGCCGCAGCCACAGTCAGTTTCTACTCCGATCTCCACTGCCTCAAGTCCAGGCTCTGCCTCTACTTCTCCTCCTCCCACTGCCACCACCACGGCCTCGCCGCCACAGAACAGCAGCACAGGCCAGCCAATTTTAGTTCGGCATGGTGGCAGTAACGGTGGTAACAATGGAGAGGGCGGCGGTGGCAATGTGAGCACTCATAGCCAGAGCACTGGTAATTACAGTAGTGATGGGAACAGCAGCAGTGGTGGTGACGGTAACTGGAATGATGGGGGTCTTAATGGTGGCAGCAACTTGAACTCTAGTGTTCATAGCGGCGCCATTGGTGGCAGTGGTATTGACAATAGTAGGAGAGTGTTCGGCAGTAACAATTGGAATGGCAACGGTCGTGGTGGTGGCAGCTACAACAATGCCACCGGCAGTGGTGATGGGGGCAACAGATATAACGGCGGTAGTGGCAGCGGCCACTGGAACAATAATGCCCGACATGGTAGTGGTAATAGTAATGGCTTTGGTGCTCGTGGTGGTCGGAATCGCCGTGACCATGAAAGAGGGAGTAATTTCTCACCAAGGAACTATTCCCGTGCATTGCcagtgcagcagcagcagccgggCTACTACCAGCCTGGACCATTTCAACGACCACCACCGCCATCACCTGCTGCTGCCCATTTCATGGTGCCACAACCTTTTGTGCCATATGTTCAACCCATTCCGTATCCTG CCGATTTACAAGGCTCCTATCCTTACTATGTCACACAAGTTGAGCAGCAGTTTCAAAACATGCATCTTATCCGGCCGCCAATGCAGCCATTGGcgtttcagcaagatcaaattaATCTCCAACGTGACATTCAGCTGCAGATCGAGCACTATTTTAG CACTAATAATCTTTGCCACGACACATACTTGAGGGAACGTATGGATAATCAAGGATGGGTGCCTATTGATCTAATCGCTTCATTTCCTATG TTGACCAGGTTCACAATGTTGGGAATAGATACCAACTATATACTAGATTCTATCCGAGGCTCTGAGTTGTTGGACGTGCAG GGAAATAATGTCCGAAGACGCAATGATTGGGCAGCATGGTTACTCCACCGAGGCCCACCACCTTCAAATTAG